The following are from one region of the Mustela lutreola isolate mMusLut2 chromosome 7, mMusLut2.pri, whole genome shotgun sequence genome:
- the HDC gene encoding histidine decarboxylase, with the protein MMEPEEYRERGKQMVDYICQYLSTVRERRVTPDVRPGYLRAQLPESAPEEPDSWDSIFGDIERIIMPGVVHWQSPHMHAYYPALTSWPSLLGDMLADAINCLGFTWASSPACTELEMNVMDWLAKMLGLPEHFLHHHPGSQGGGVLQSTVSESTLIALLAARKDKILEMKASEPGTDESSLNARLIAYASDQAHSSVEKAGLISLVKMKFLPVDDNFSLRGEALQKAIKEDKERGLVPVFVCATLGTTGVCAFDCLSELGPICASEGLWLHIDAAYAGTAFLCPEFRGFLKGIEYADSFTFNPSKWMMVHFDCTGFWVKDKYKLQQTFSVNPIYLRHANSGMATDFMHWQIPLSRRFRSIKLWFVIRSFGVKNLQAHVRHGTEMAKYFESLVRNDPSFEIPAKRHLGLVVFRLKGPNCLTESVLKEIAKAGRLFLIPATVQDKLIIRFTVTSQFTTREDILRDWNLIQDAATFVLSQHCTSQPSPQLGNLIQQTTGPRALANGTSLQSSNGAGSDLAQARKIIKQPQRVGASPMKREDSCHLETLLDPLDDDCFSEEAPDVTKHKLSSFLFNYLSVQNKKKAVRSFSCNSMPVSVQKPLPMEGSMKNGGSSRARIFSRFPEEMMMLKKSAFKKLIKFYSVPSFPECSSQCGLQLPCCPLQAMV; encoded by the exons ATGATGGAGCCCGAGGAgtacagagagagag GAAAACAGATGGTGGATTACATCTGTCAGTACCTGAGCACCGTGCGAGAGCGGCGTGTGACTCCGGACGTCCGGCCTGGTTACCTGCGAGCCCAGCTGCCTGAGAGTGCGCCCGAAGAGCCTGACAGCTGGGACAGTATCTTTGGGGACATCGAGCGAATCATCATGCCTGGG GTGGTACACTGGCAAAGTCCCCACATGCACGCCTACTACCCAGCCCTCACCTCTTGGCCATCGCTGCTGGGGGACATGCTGGCCGATGCCATCAACTGCTTGGGATTCACCTGG GCCTCCAGCCCTGCATGCACGGAGCTGGAGATGAACGTCATGGACTGGCTGGCGAAAATGCTGGGACTCCCGGAGCACTTTCTGCACCACCACCCCGGCAGCCAGGGAGGAGGCGTCTTACAG AGCACAGTGAGTGAGTCTACCTTGATTGCCTTGCTGGCAGCGAGGAAGGACAAAATCCTGGAAATGAAAGCATCTGAACCCGGGACAGACGAGTCCTCCCTGAACGCCCGGCTCATTGCCTATGCCTCTGACCAG GCTCACTCCTCAGTGGAGAAAGCTGGTTTGATTTCCCTGGTGAAGATGAAGTTTCTGCCTGTGGATGACAACTTCTCACTCCGAGGGGAAGCTCTTCAGAAAGCCATTAAGGAAGACAAGGAGCGGGGCTTGGTGCCTGTTTTT GTGTGTGCAACACTGGGGACCACTGGGGTCTGTGCATTTGACTGCCTGTCAGAGCTGGGCCCCATCT GTGCCAGTGAGGGACTGTGGCTCCACATCGATGCTGCCTACGCAGGCACTGCCTTCCTGTGCCCTGAGTTCCGGGGGTTTCTGAAGGGCATCGAGTATGCCGATTCCTTCACCTTTAATCCTTCCAAGTGGATGATGGTGCATTTTGACTGCACTGGCTTCTG GGTCAAGGACAAGTACAAGCTGCAGCAGACCTTCAGCGTGAACCCCATCTACCTCAGGCATGCCAACTCAGGCATGGCCACTGACTTCATG CACTGGCAGATCCCCCTGAGCCGCCGGTTTCGCTCTATCAAACTCTGGTTCGTGATTCGGTCCTTTGGTGTGAAGAATCTTCAAGCGCACGTCAGACAT GGCACTGAAATGGCAAAATATTTTGAGTCTCTGGTCAGGAATGACCCTTCCTTTGAAATTCCTGCCAAGAGGCACCTTGGCCTGGTGGTTTTTCGTCTAAAG GGTCCTAATTGTCTCACAGAAAGTGTATTAAAGGAAATAGCTAAAGCTGGCCGTCTCTTCCTCATCCCGGCCACTGTCCAGGACAAACTGATCATTCGTTTCACTGTGACATCCCAGTTCACCACCAGAGAGGACATCCTGAGAGACTGGAATCTCATTCAGGACGCTGCTACTTTTGTCCTGAGTCAGCACTGTACTTCCCAACCTAGCCCTCAGCTTGGGAACCTCATCCAACAAACCACAGGCCCCAGAGCCTTGGCCAATGGAACGTCCCTTCAGTCTTCCAATGGGGCGGGCTCTGACCTAGCGCAGGCCAGGAAGATCATCAAGCAGCCTCAGCGTGTAGGAGCCAGTCCTATGAAAAGGGAAGACAGCTGCCATCTTGAAACCCTCCTGGACCCACTTGATGATGACTGCTTTTCCGAAGAGGCTCCAGATGTCACCAAGCACAAGCTGTCCTCCTTCCTGTTCAATTACTTGTCCGTACAAAATAAGAAGAAGGCAGTGCGTTCCTTCAGTTGCAACAGCATGCCTGTGAGTGTTCAGAAGCCGCTGCCCATGGAGGGCTCTATGAAGAATGGTGGCTCCTCTAGGGCCAGAATCTTCTCTAGGTTCCCAGAAGAGATGATGATGCTGAAGAAAAGTGCCTTCAAAAAACTCATCAAGTTTTACAGTGTCCCAAGCTTTCCTGAATGTAGCTCTCAGTGTGGGCTCCAGTTACCCTGTTGCCCTCTGCAGGCAATGGTTTAG